A region from the Lentimonas sp. CC4 genome encodes:
- a CDS encoding biopolymer transporter ExbD, with protein sequence MAKLKKRPEEKGGVPIAPMIDVVFLLLIYFMVSSTLEQQEADLSFQLPGTVEQSEPLDLPDEQIIEIRPDGQVVVNDYPYDTPNVSRLEELASMLTRFKEASSANKVEAIVTISPADAVSHGQIVKVMDACSVAGIEAVNFALGDDG encoded by the coding sequence ATGGCTAAACTCAAAAAACGACCAGAAGAGAAGGGCGGTGTGCCGATTGCACCGATGATCGATGTCGTGTTTCTACTTCTCATTTATTTTATGGTGTCGTCCACTTTAGAGCAGCAAGAGGCGGATTTGTCCTTTCAATTGCCCGGCACGGTCGAGCAATCCGAGCCGCTCGACTTGCCAGATGAGCAGATTATCGAAATCCGCCCCGACGGGCAGGTCGTCGTTAACGATTACCCGTATGATACTCCGAATGTTTCGCGGTTGGAAGAGCTCGCCTCGATGCTGACCCGTTTCAAGGAGGCCAGTAGCGCGAACAAGGTCGAGGCTATTGTCACGATTTCACCAGCAGATGCAGTGTCACATGGGCAGATCGTTAAAGTGATGGATGCTTGCTCAGTTGCTGGAATAGAAGCGGTGAACTTTGCTTTGGGCGACGATGGCTGA
- a CDS encoding MFS transporter, with translation MSIPSSPNVPIAAGDHVPFTKKLAYALGGPVDILSVWVLVSIAYPLFNMELEMRPLYVAIILMSLRLWDGVVDPIMGWISDNTRTRWGRRRPFIFVGAILSAITYPLIFWFPVGLTPEQNMFWVIGFGILFYTCFTVWAMPYQSMLMEMTPDYNERTRVTEVRGYFQTLAGLVNGWIWWITLRPLFFAADPGTGELVASTANGMRYVSLGISVCILVGGLIPAIFVKERYYESVKLRQNKVKLLHSLRETLSNRAFLILCMFTLFFLLGTAIFDSYGRYVGTYYVLGGDWAKSSVFAGWGTLVYTIFSLMFIPIFRRLSERIGKNKCLGIAVCIVLASASTTWWTFNPDYPWLMLVNTAFIGVGYAGLWLMLPSMQVDIVDYDELKTGERREGSFASIFSWILKFSFCVGFLISGPLIEMTGFDAALEGAQPEAVYQNMRIGYIVIPVVSLIAALALLKLFPINREKAAEIRDQLEARRGQV, from the coding sequence ATGAGTATCCCCAGTTCCCCAAACGTTCCTATCGCGGCAGGCGACCATGTCCCATTTACGAAGAAGTTGGCTTATGCTTTGGGCGGGCCTGTCGATATCCTGTCGGTTTGGGTGCTCGTGAGTATTGCCTATCCATTATTTAATATGGAGTTGGAGATGCGTCCGCTTTATGTGGCGATTATTTTGATGTCGTTGCGTCTGTGGGATGGCGTGGTTGATCCGATCATGGGGTGGATTTCGGATAATACTCGCACGCGTTGGGGGCGTCGTCGTCCGTTCATCTTCGTTGGTGCGATTCTATCGGCGATTACGTATCCTTTGATCTTTTGGTTTCCCGTGGGGCTGACTCCAGAGCAAAACATGTTTTGGGTGATTGGGTTCGGTATCCTCTTTTATACATGCTTCACCGTGTGGGCGATGCCGTATCAGAGTATGCTGATGGAGATGACTCCGGATTATAATGAGCGCACCCGTGTGACGGAAGTGCGTGGTTATTTTCAGACGCTTGCGGGGTTAGTGAATGGTTGGATTTGGTGGATCACGCTACGTCCGCTCTTTTTCGCAGCCGACCCTGGCACGGGGGAGTTAGTTGCTAGCACGGCCAATGGTATGCGTTATGTGAGTTTGGGGATTTCGGTCTGTATTTTGGTCGGCGGGCTGATACCGGCTATTTTTGTAAAAGAGCGCTATTATGAATCAGTGAAGCTACGTCAGAATAAGGTGAAGCTGCTGCATAGTTTGCGGGAAACGCTTTCAAATCGTGCATTCCTGATTTTGTGCATGTTCACTTTGTTTTTCTTATTAGGCACAGCGATTTTTGATAGTTATGGTCGCTATGTGGGCACTTACTATGTGCTTGGCGGCGACTGGGCTAAAAGCTCGGTGTTTGCTGGCTGGGGCACACTTGTCTACACGATCTTTAGTTTAATGTTTATTCCGATTTTTCGCCGTCTGTCGGAGCGTATCGGTAAGAATAAGTGCTTAGGCATTGCCGTTTGTATTGTGCTGGCTTCGGCGTCCACGACGTGGTGGACCTTTAATCCAGACTATCCCTGGTTGATGCTGGTGAATACCGCTTTCATTGGTGTCGGTTACGCTGGACTCTGGTTGATGTTGCCGTCGATGCAGGTCGATATTGTAGACTATGATGAACTGAAAACAGGAGAGCGCCGTGAAGGTAGCTTCGCTTCGATTTTTTCATGGATTCTAAAGTTTAGTTTCTGTGTCGGGTTCTTGATTTCTGGGCCGTTGATTGAGATGACGGGGTTTGATGCCGCGCTGGAGGGAGCTCAACCAGAAGCGGTGTATCAAAACATGCGAATCGGCTATATAGTGATACCAGTCGTATCGTTGATTGCTGCTCTGGCTTTGTTGAAGCTATTCCCAATTAATAGAGAGAAGGCTGCGGAGATTCGCGACCAGCTTGAAGCACGTCGCGGTCAGGTGTAG
- a CDS encoding alpha/beta fold hydrolase → MKYFLRLFVCALLSVACLSAAQRPNVLFIAVDDLKPLLSNYGDETVVSPNFERLAEQGMTFLNAHCQQAVCGPSRASVMTGLRPDQTRIWDLKTKIRDENPDVVTIPQHFKRNGYTTAGVGKIYDYRTVEGHDRDDPQSWSGPYDIFDKNPESEYGLVNPEYVAKVRAAREANPELGYWDFLTKVLKGSPPYEGTEDVADEAYDDGQIAKTAVGLIEKLSPQDDPFFIAVGFKKPHLPFIAPKRYWDLYEPDQFKLHPLTARPEGSPEYHFQPGWELRNGSYADVPLLSDPSAIPDDTGRKLIHGYYAAVSYLDAQLGKVLDALDASAEADNTIVVLWGDHGYHLSDHGMWCKHTNYEQSTRVPFMIIDPRDSKLVKGASSESVVELVDIFATLCDLSGLEEPTGIEGTSLKPVLENPKKRVKPFAVSQFPRYRGDDEIMGYAWRDERYRYIEWIDLRFYEGDTAGPVVDIELYDYLKDPEETRNLVNDPQYAEALLNMQRKATVYKRIHGINTDDGAMASWVEVATPSVAVDPTDQMKWREADLVLSYAQRAEGELSLYVFKPEGWCASDQRAALVAFHGGGWASGDERAFYWQANYLASRGMVVICPNYRIKNTHGTTPLESTYDAMQAMQYVRAHADELGIDPDRIAAAGGSAGGHLAAATATVRGYESKEASLVGVSPRPNALLLFNPVLDTGPLGFGHWYIKPDWMVISPIDQMHGEQPATIIFNGDRDTTTSAERSLAYAEKMHELGNPCEVVLYPDQHHSFFHKGSHTQNFADTLTRATLFLEELGYLDPR, encoded by the coding sequence ATGAAATACTTTTTAAGACTGTTTGTTTGTGCGCTTCTATCGGTCGCCTGCCTGAGTGCGGCGCAGCGTCCAAATGTTCTCTTCATTGCGGTGGATGATCTGAAGCCTTTGTTGTCAAACTATGGCGACGAGACCGTCGTCAGCCCGAACTTTGAACGCTTGGCCGAGCAGGGCATGACCTTTCTCAATGCGCATTGCCAACAAGCAGTATGTGGGCCTTCGCGGGCGAGTGTTATGACGGGGTTGCGGCCGGATCAAACTCGGATTTGGGATTTGAAAACCAAGATTCGCGATGAGAATCCTGATGTGGTGACGATCCCCCAACACTTTAAGCGTAATGGTTATACCACTGCAGGCGTGGGTAAGATTTATGATTATCGCACGGTGGAAGGGCATGATCGTGATGACCCCCAATCGTGGAGTGGGCCGTATGATATTTTTGATAAGAATCCGGAGAGTGAGTATGGTTTGGTGAACCCTGAGTATGTCGCCAAGGTGCGTGCCGCCCGTGAGGCGAATCCAGAGCTGGGGTATTGGGACTTTCTAACAAAAGTATTAAAAGGATCGCCGCCTTATGAAGGCACCGAAGATGTGGCTGACGAAGCGTATGATGATGGGCAGATTGCCAAGACTGCGGTTGGATTGATTGAGAAACTGTCTCCACAGGATGATCCGTTCTTTATCGCGGTTGGTTTCAAGAAACCACACTTGCCGTTCATTGCGCCTAAGAGGTATTGGGATTTGTATGAGCCAGATCAGTTTAAGCTGCATCCGCTAACGGCGCGTCCAGAGGGATCACCGGAGTATCACTTTCAGCCCGGCTGGGAGTTACGCAATGGGTCGTATGCCGATGTGCCGCTGTTGTCTGATCCCAGTGCGATTCCTGACGATACCGGCCGGAAGTTGATTCATGGTTATTATGCTGCGGTTTCGTATCTGGATGCGCAGTTGGGTAAGGTGCTGGATGCATTAGATGCGAGTGCTGAAGCCGATAATACGATTGTCGTGCTGTGGGGAGATCATGGCTATCACTTGAGCGATCATGGTATGTGGTGTAAGCACACGAATTATGAGCAATCCACTCGGGTGCCGTTCATGATTATCGATCCGCGTGATTCGAAGCTAGTGAAGGGCGCGAGTTCGGAGTCCGTTGTCGAACTGGTCGATATCTTTGCGACGCTGTGTGATTTGTCTGGGCTTGAAGAGCCTACTGGGATTGAAGGCACTAGTTTGAAGCCTGTGCTTGAGAATCCTAAGAAGCGGGTGAAGCCATTTGCTGTGAGCCAATTCCCACGCTATCGAGGGGATGACGAAATTATGGGCTACGCCTGGCGTGATGAACGCTACCGTTATATTGAATGGATCGATCTGCGATTCTACGAGGGAGACACTGCGGGGCCTGTGGTGGATATCGAATTGTATGACTATTTAAAAGATCCAGAGGAGACGCGCAATTTGGTTAATGATCCGCAGTATGCAGAAGCGTTGCTCAACATGCAGCGCAAGGCCACGGTGTATAAACGTATTCATGGTATCAATACCGACGACGGTGCGATGGCAAGTTGGGTAGAAGTGGCTACGCCCTCCGTTGCAGTTGATCCGACCGATCAGATGAAGTGGCGAGAGGCAGACTTGGTGCTGTCTTATGCGCAACGTGCTGAAGGTGAATTGTCGCTGTATGTCTTTAAGCCCGAGGGGTGGTGTGCGAGTGATCAGCGCGCTGCGCTCGTTGCGTTTCATGGTGGCGGTTGGGCCTCGGGCGATGAGCGTGCGTTTTATTGGCAGGCGAATTATTTAGCCAGTCGTGGCATGGTCGTCATTTGTCCGAATTATCGAATCAAGAATACACATGGAACCACGCCTCTGGAGAGCACGTATGATGCGATGCAAGCCATGCAGTATGTGCGTGCACACGCGGATGAGTTAGGGATTGATCCTGATCGTATCGCTGCAGCTGGCGGATCTGCGGGAGGGCACCTTGCTGCCGCGACTGCCACAGTGCGTGGTTATGAGTCAAAGGAGGCATCACTCGTAGGGGTCAGTCCGCGGCCGAATGCATTGCTGTTGTTTAACCCTGTGTTAGATACGGGGCCACTGGGTTTTGGGCATTGGTATATTAAGCCGGATTGGATGGTGATCTCACCGATCGATCAGATGCACGGTGAGCAGCCGGCGACGATTATCTTCAATGGAGATCGCGATACGACGACGAGTGCAGAACGCAGTTTGGCCTATGCCGAGAAGATGCATGAGCTAGGAAACCCATGTGAAGTGGTGCTCTATCCTGATCAGCATCACAGCTTTTTTCATAAAGGTAGCCACACTCAGAACTTTGCCGATACACTGACGCGAGCTACTTTGTTTTTAGAGGAATTAGGATATTTAGATCCACGTTAA
- a CDS encoding sulfatase-like hydrolase/transferase, translated as MNTHTITKRLLPALALGISLLPCTQSTAAAKANRAPQADKEQPNVIFFIADDMLPKHFNCLPQGKGKNLTPNIDRLAKEGTVMLEQHVASPICTPSRYNVLTGNYASRANNAWFKSTTKKEGQSVVEFNTHIIKGDTTLPGLLQKAGYTTGMTGKNHVVEVHNLKRFKDFDASAKDPENASKLKANHDHVCQAIREVGFDYVDNVYHNNPDFLGLHEVAVQNMDWITEGGVEFLKQDHDKPFFLYFATTVPHGPTKEKRSWNADPLITAVGYLDETPNVQPARSTIPTRLKAAGLPVNDDTANMLWLDDAVGALLDALEATGELDNTVFFFFSDHGQSSKGTVYQGGVHDPSIVWKKGGFPVGSTCDALVSIVDFAPTILDIADYDYSKVTFDGKSFLPYLNGAEQPEGRVLYFELGYARGVRKGDWKYMAIRYPEHIERMSPEERAATLEEWNAERRRKHLKIVTEDPTQPFSHLTAIPGGGDAEKKSTGSYPGYFDRDQLYDLSKDPREQVNLANNPEYTAKLAEMKAALKQQLDTLPGGFGDLKK; from the coding sequence ATGAACACGCACACCATTACTAAACGACTATTACCCGCCTTAGCATTAGGAATTTCTCTATTACCCTGCACACAAAGCACCGCTGCCGCGAAGGCCAACCGTGCTCCACAAGCAGACAAAGAGCAGCCTAACGTCATTTTCTTTATCGCAGATGATATGCTACCCAAACACTTCAACTGCCTACCACAAGGCAAAGGTAAGAACCTCACCCCCAACATCGACCGCCTCGCCAAGGAAGGCACGGTCATGTTGGAACAACATGTGGCCTCGCCAATCTGCACACCCAGTCGCTACAACGTGCTCACGGGCAACTACGCCAGCCGTGCCAATAACGCCTGGTTTAAAAGCACTACAAAGAAAGAAGGCCAAAGTGTCGTCGAGTTCAACACACACATCATCAAAGGCGACACCACCCTCCCCGGCCTACTGCAAAAGGCAGGTTACACCACAGGGATGACTGGCAAAAACCACGTCGTCGAGGTGCACAATCTCAAACGATTCAAAGACTTCGATGCCAGTGCCAAAGACCCAGAAAACGCCTCCAAACTTAAAGCAAATCATGATCACGTCTGCCAAGCGATTCGCGAAGTCGGCTTCGACTACGTAGATAATGTTTACCACAACAATCCTGACTTCCTCGGACTGCATGAAGTCGCGGTGCAAAATATGGACTGGATCACTGAAGGTGGCGTCGAGTTCCTAAAACAAGATCACGACAAGCCCTTCTTCCTCTACTTTGCGACCACCGTGCCACACGGCCCAACCAAGGAAAAACGTTCATGGAATGCCGACCCACTCATTACCGCAGTCGGCTACTTAGACGAAACGCCAAATGTGCAGCCCGCGCGCTCAACCATACCGACACGCTTGAAAGCTGCTGGCCTACCCGTAAACGACGACACCGCCAACATGCTCTGGCTCGATGACGCAGTCGGCGCACTACTCGACGCACTCGAAGCAACTGGCGAACTCGACAACACCGTGTTCTTCTTCTTTAGCGACCATGGACAAAGCTCCAAAGGCACCGTTTATCAAGGCGGGGTGCACGATCCGAGCATCGTATGGAAAAAAGGCGGTTTTCCTGTGGGATCCACATGCGATGCCCTCGTTTCGATCGTCGATTTCGCTCCTACGATTCTCGACATCGCTGATTACGACTACTCAAAAGTGACTTTCGATGGCAAAAGTTTCCTGCCATATCTCAACGGCGCAGAGCAGCCAGAAGGCCGTGTCCTCTACTTTGAACTCGGCTACGCTCGCGGCGTGCGCAAGGGTGATTGGAAATACATGGCGATCCGCTATCCCGAGCACATCGAACGCATGAGCCCCGAAGAACGCGCAGCGACACTCGAAGAATGGAATGCCGAGCGCCGCCGCAAACACTTGAAAATTGTAACCGAAGACCCAACTCAACCATTCAGCCACCTCACAGCGATTCCTGGCGGCGGTGATGCCGAAAAGAAATCAACCGGTTCCTACCCTGGATATTTCGATCGCGACCAACTCTACGACCTCTCCAAGGATCCAAGAGAACAGGTAAACTTAGCCAACAATCCTGAATATACCGCGAAGCTAGCCGAGATGAAAGCTGCGTTAAAACAGCAACTCGACACACTCCCTGGCGGCTTCGGCGATTTGAAAAAGTAG
- a CDS encoding sulfatase, whose amino-acid sequence MKPTILKSLYTAAAICITSQAFCATQPNVLFIAIDDLKPTIGAYGNEVPTPSIDRISDAGTTFLNAHCQQAVCGPSRASLMTGKYPDYTQIWDLQTLIRDIHPDIVTIPQYFKAQGYQSVGVGKIYDPRSVDKGSDTASWSQPYAHTWHLDYNAQTGKPTGHYHNAKTKALAAEAEAQGKTGWNAINKYLFKKDAWPVVECEDLPDNAYDDGAIADYAVNELAKLAKKDTPFFLAVGFKKPHLPFVAPKKYWDLFDRDSIELAPFQEHAEGSPDYAWHDSNELRSYNGVPTKGDLDEPTQRKLIHGYYASVAYIDAQVGKVLDQLDALGLDENTIIVFWGDHGWHLGDHGIWCKHTNYEQATRVPLIITMPGASQQITTMPAELVDLFPTLCDLAGLPKPENLDGISLAPTITDQDQKVRSIALSQFPRGSKMGYALRSERFRFVAWYETGKNSGAQKGDTITATELYDYQVDPLETRNLVNDPQYAKVVAAMQQALRQRVER is encoded by the coding sequence ATGAAACCCACAATTTTAAAGTCTCTGTATACTGCAGCCGCTATATGCATCACCTCACAGGCCTTCTGCGCCACACAACCGAATGTGCTATTCATCGCCATCGATGATCTAAAGCCAACCATCGGCGCTTATGGCAACGAAGTGCCAACACCCTCGATCGACCGCATCTCGGACGCCGGCACCACCTTTCTCAATGCACATTGCCAGCAAGCCGTTTGCGGTCCCTCACGTGCCAGCTTAATGACAGGCAAGTATCCCGACTATACTCAGATATGGGATCTTCAGACTCTAATTCGAGATATCCACCCAGACATCGTCACGATCCCACAGTATTTCAAAGCGCAAGGCTACCAATCCGTAGGAGTCGGCAAAATCTACGATCCACGCAGCGTCGATAAAGGCTCCGACACCGCATCGTGGAGCCAACCCTACGCACACACCTGGCACCTCGACTACAATGCACAGACTGGTAAACCCACCGGGCACTATCACAATGCAAAAACCAAAGCACTCGCCGCCGAAGCCGAGGCACAAGGTAAGACCGGTTGGAATGCGATTAATAAATACCTATTCAAAAAAGACGCTTGGCCAGTGGTAGAATGCGAAGACCTACCGGACAACGCCTACGACGACGGAGCCATTGCCGATTACGCAGTCAACGAACTCGCGAAACTGGCCAAGAAAGACACCCCCTTCTTCCTCGCAGTCGGATTCAAAAAACCACACCTCCCTTTTGTCGCACCGAAAAAGTATTGGGATCTCTTTGACCGCGACTCCATCGAACTCGCCCCCTTCCAAGAGCACGCCGAAGGCAGCCCCGACTATGCATGGCATGATTCCAACGAGCTCCGCTCCTACAACGGCGTGCCAACGAAAGGTGACCTCGACGAGCCAACGCAGCGCAAACTCATTCACGGTTACTACGCCAGCGTCGCATATATCGATGCACAGGTTGGAAAAGTGCTCGATCAACTCGATGCACTCGGCCTAGACGAAAACACCATCATCGTCTTTTGGGGCGACCACGGATGGCACCTCGGCGATCATGGCATCTGGTGTAAGCATACGAACTACGAGCAAGCCACACGCGTGCCTCTCATCATCACCATGCCGGGCGCCTCGCAGCAGATCACCACTATGCCAGCGGAATTAGTCGACCTCTTCCCGACCCTCTGCGACTTAGCGGGCTTGCCGAAGCCCGAAAATCTCGACGGCATCAGCCTCGCTCCGACAATCACTGACCAAGATCAAAAAGTGCGATCCATCGCACTCAGCCAATTCCCACGCGGTAGCAAAATGGGTTATGCCCTGCGCAGTGAGCGCTTCCGTTTCGTCGCTTGGTATGAAACAGGCAAAAATAGCGGCGCACAAAAAGGCGACACCATTACTGCAACCGAGCTCTACGACTACCAAGTCGACCCCTTGGAAACGCGTAATCTAGTCAACGACCCGCAATACGCGAAAGTCGTCGCAGCCATGCAGCAAGCACTCCGCCAACGCGTCGAACGATAG